Genomic window (Streptomyces sp. RerS4):
GGGAGCAGGAAGAGCAGGAAGAAGACCACGACGGCGAAGACGCCGAGCGTGCGCAACTGGCGTCCCAGATAGGCGTTGGCGCCTTCCTGAACGGCCGCTGCGATCTTCTTCATGCTGTCGGTTCCCTCGTCGGCGGCGAGAACCTGGCGGACCAGGATCTGCGCGACGACGAGGGCGGCGAGAGCGACGCCCGCGATCACGAAAACGATCAGCCGATTGTCTTCGGTGAGTACGGCGGCTGCCAGATCGTTGACGCGATCGGGCGCGATAGGGGTGAAGAGCCCCGTCATTCGTCCTCCTTGACGTGATGAGCTCAAGATGTGGACGGATTGTAGGGAGCGCGACCTGATCAAAACAGTGGGCGGGAAACGCAATTGGCGTGGTCTCGCTCCTCAGCAATAGATCGCGTCACTCCATTACCCTCGAAAGAGGTAATGGGACAAAGGCATTGACGGCCGATCAACATCTTCAGGTTTATCGGGGAAAACGAAAAAGGCCCTGCTCAGCAGGGCCTTGAAAAAGATCCGAAGATACGAGGGACCCGCGCCCGGACGCGGTCGGCGCGGCCCGCCCCGGGCCGAGGCGGAGGTGCGCCGGTGGCAGGAGCGGCTAGGAAAGGCCGCCGTGGCCCGAGATCGGCCAGGTCATGCGAATCGTTCCGCCGGCCTCCCCGGTGGTGACGGCGACGTCGTCGACGAGGCCGCTGATGACCGCGAGGCCCATCTCGTCCTCACCGTCCGCATCGGGGTCGAGGGCGGCCGCGATCCCCGGCACGGTGCCGGTGGAACCGCCGGCCGGTCCGGGTACCTCGTCACCGACCTCGATGGAGAAGAGCTTCTCCTCCTCGATCAGCACGACCCGGACGGGCGCGGTCAGTCCGTTGCTGCGGTGCAGTCCGACGGCACGCGAACAGGCCTCACCGACGGCGAGGCGGACCTCGTCGAGTACGGCTTCCTCCACACCGGCCCTGCGCGCCACGGCGGCCGCGACGAGGCGGGCCGTCCTGACGTGCTCGGGCTGGGCGCTGAAGCGCAGTTCAACGGTGGCCATGTGCGTCCCCCTCGGACTACGGGCGTGCCTTGACAGGGGCCCGGACCGTCCGCGGCCCGGTACCCCCGCTCCTGGTCGGCGCCGGCAACCGCCGGGGAGGCGGTCGCCGGCGGCCGTCAGTCGGTGGCGTTGACGGCGTCGTCCACACTCGTGTGGATCGGGAACACCTTCGTCAGACCGGTGATACGGAAGATCTTCAGGATGCGCTCCTGGTTGCAGACCAGACGCAGCGAGCCCTCGTGCGCGCGCACGCGCTTGAGGCCTCCCACGAGCACACCGAGGCCGGTGGAGTCGAGGAAGTCCACTCGCTCCATGTCGACAACCAGGTGGTAGCTGCCGTCGTTCACCAACTCCACCAACTGCTCGCGCAGCTTGGGCGCGGTATACACATCAATCTCGCCACCGACCTCTACGACCGTGCGGTCGCCGACAGTGCGAGTCGACAGGGACAGGTCCACGGATCCTCCAGCACCTTGCTATCGAGCGGCGCCCCCCAGGGGCCTCCCCACCCGAAGGTAAGGGGAGGGATCGGCTGCCGCGATGGCATTCAATCACTTACCGGCAGGCGCGCACGACGCCTTGGGACCATTGTCCCGCACGCCAGTGACACACTCGGTTCCAATGGGCAACACTGACCGCCCCGGTCCGGCCACGGCACCGGGGCACCCTGGACCCACCCCCGGCACGGTTCTGGACCGGCTGTCACGGGGGCCTTCGCGGGCTGCGCGCATCACCCATACGGAGCACTTGCCCCCTCGGGCGGGTCGTCATGCAGTGTGGCCGGACCGCATCCGAACGGATGTCGTGGCCGCGATCCAGGCCGCCGGGATCGAACATCCGTGGGAACATCAGGCCGCGGCCGCCGAGCACGCCCTGGACGGCGAGTCCGTGGTCATCGCCACCGGAACCGCCTCCGGGAAGTCCCTGGCCTACCTCGCACCCGTGCTCTCCGCCCTCACGGACGGGGCGCGGGCCCCGAACGGGCGCGGTGCGACCGCCCTC
Coding sequences:
- a CDS encoding ATP-binding protein; translated protein: MATVELRFSAQPEHVRTARLVAAAVARRAGVEEAVLDEVRLAVGEACSRAVGLHRSNGLTAPVRVVLIEEEKLFSIEVGDEVPGPAGGSTGTVPGIAAALDPDADGEDEMGLAVISGLVDDVAVTTGEAGGTIRMTWPISGHGGLS
- the bldG gene encoding anti-sigma factor antagonist BldG, with amino-acid sequence MDLSLSTRTVGDRTVVEVGGEIDVYTAPKLREQLVELVNDGSYHLVVDMERVDFLDSTGLGVLVGGLKRVRAHEGSLRLVCNQERILKIFRITGLTKVFPIHTSVDDAVNATD